The following coding sequences lie in one Phaenicophaeus curvirostris isolate KB17595 chromosome 5, BPBGC_Pcur_1.0, whole genome shotgun sequence genomic window:
- the BDNF gene encoding brain-derived neurotrophic factor isoform X3 — translation MTILFLTMVISYFSCMKAAPMKEASVRGQGSLAYPGLRTHGTLESLNGPNAGSRGLTSLADTFEHVIEELLDEDQDIQPSEENKDADLYTSRVMLSSQVPLEPPLLFLLEEYKNYLDAANMSMRVRRHSDPARRGELSVCDSTSEWVTAAEKKTAVDMSGATVTVLEKVPVPKGQLKQYFYETKCNPKGYTKEGCRGIDKRHWNSQCRTTQSYVRALTMDNKKRVGWRFIRIDTSCVCTLTIKRGR, via the coding sequence ATGACCATCCTTTTCCTTACTATGGTTATCTCATACTTCAGTTGCATGAAAGCTGCCCCGATGAAAGAAGCTAGTGTAAGAGGACAAGGCAGCTTGGCTTACCCAGGTCTTCGGACCCATGGGACTCTGGAGAGCCTAAACGGGCCCAATGCTGGTTCAAGAGGACTGACATCGCTGGCGGACACTTTTGAGCATGTCATAGAGGAGCTTCTAGATGAGGACCAGGACATCCAGCCCAGTGAGGAAAACAAGGATGCAGACTTGTATACATCCCGAGTCATGTTAAGCAGTCAAGTGCCTTTGGAACCCCCACTGCTCTTTCTGCTGGAGGAGTACAAAAACTACTTGGATGCTGCAAACATGTCCATGAGGGTCCGGCGCCACTCTGACCCAGCTCGCCGCGGGGAACTGAGCGTATGTGACAGCACAAGCGAGTGGGTGACGGCGGCAGAGAAAAAGACTGCAGTGGACATGTCCGGGGCGACTGTCACAGTCCTGGAAAAAGTCCCAGTACCCAAAGGCCAACTGAAGCAATACTTCTATGAGACCAAATGCAACCCCAAGGGGTACACAAAGGAGGGCTGCAGGGGCATAGACAAGAGGCACTGGAACTCCCAGTGCCGAACTACCCAGTCTTACGTGAGAGCTCTCACCATGGATAATAAAAAGAGAGTTGGCTGGCGCTTTATAAGGATAGACACTTCCTGTGTATGTACATTAACCATTAAAAGGGGAAGATAG
- the BDNF gene encoding brain-derived neurotrophic factor isoform X2: MFHQVRRVMTILFLTMVISYFSCMKAAPMKEASVRGQGSLAYPGLRTHGTLESLNGPNAGSRGLTSLADTFEHVIEELLDEDQDIQPSEENKDADLYTSRVMLSSQVPLEPPLLFLLEEYKNYLDAANMSMRVRRHSDPARRGELSVCDSTSEWVTAAEKKTAVDMSGATVTVLEKVPVPKGQLKQYFYETKCNPKGYTKEGCRGIDKRHWNSQCRTTQSYVRALTMDNKKRVGWRFIRIDTSCVCTLTIKRGR, from the coding sequence TTCCACCAAGTGAGAAGAGTGATGACCATCCTTTTCCTTACTATGGTTATCTCATACTTCAGTTGCATGAAAGCTGCCCCGATGAAAGAAGCTAGTGTAAGAGGACAAGGCAGCTTGGCTTACCCAGGTCTTCGGACCCATGGGACTCTGGAGAGCCTAAACGGGCCCAATGCTGGTTCAAGAGGACTGACATCGCTGGCGGACACTTTTGAGCATGTCATAGAGGAGCTTCTAGATGAGGACCAGGACATCCAGCCCAGTGAGGAAAACAAGGATGCAGACTTGTATACATCCCGAGTCATGTTAAGCAGTCAAGTGCCTTTGGAACCCCCACTGCTCTTTCTGCTGGAGGAGTACAAAAACTACTTGGATGCTGCAAACATGTCCATGAGGGTCCGGCGCCACTCTGACCCAGCTCGCCGCGGGGAACTGAGCGTATGTGACAGCACAAGCGAGTGGGTGACGGCGGCAGAGAAAAAGACTGCAGTGGACATGTCCGGGGCGACTGTCACAGTCCTGGAAAAAGTCCCAGTACCCAAAGGCCAACTGAAGCAATACTTCTATGAGACCAAATGCAACCCCAAGGGGTACACAAAGGAGGGCTGCAGGGGCATAGACAAGAGGCACTGGAACTCCCAGTGCCGAACTACCCAGTCTTACGTGAGAGCTCTCACCATGGATAATAAAAAGAGAGTTGGCTGGCGCTTTATAAGGATAGACACTTCCTGTGTATGTACATTAACCATTAAAAGGGGAAGATAG
- the BDNF gene encoding brain-derived neurotrophic factor isoform X1 codes for MPHTVRVSAKFHQVRRVMTILFLTMVISYFSCMKAAPMKEASVRGQGSLAYPGLRTHGTLESLNGPNAGSRGLTSLADTFEHVIEELLDEDQDIQPSEENKDADLYTSRVMLSSQVPLEPPLLFLLEEYKNYLDAANMSMRVRRHSDPARRGELSVCDSTSEWVTAAEKKTAVDMSGATVTVLEKVPVPKGQLKQYFYETKCNPKGYTKEGCRGIDKRHWNSQCRTTQSYVRALTMDNKKRVGWRFIRIDTSCVCTLTIKRGR; via the coding sequence TTCCACCAAGTGAGAAGAGTGATGACCATCCTTTTCCTTACTATGGTTATCTCATACTTCAGTTGCATGAAAGCTGCCCCGATGAAAGAAGCTAGTGTAAGAGGACAAGGCAGCTTGGCTTACCCAGGTCTTCGGACCCATGGGACTCTGGAGAGCCTAAACGGGCCCAATGCTGGTTCAAGAGGACTGACATCGCTGGCGGACACTTTTGAGCATGTCATAGAGGAGCTTCTAGATGAGGACCAGGACATCCAGCCCAGTGAGGAAAACAAGGATGCAGACTTGTATACATCCCGAGTCATGTTAAGCAGTCAAGTGCCTTTGGAACCCCCACTGCTCTTTCTGCTGGAGGAGTACAAAAACTACTTGGATGCTGCAAACATGTCCATGAGGGTCCGGCGCCACTCTGACCCAGCTCGCCGCGGGGAACTGAGCGTATGTGACAGCACAAGCGAGTGGGTGACGGCGGCAGAGAAAAAGACTGCAGTGGACATGTCCGGGGCGACTGTCACAGTCCTGGAAAAAGTCCCAGTACCCAAAGGCCAACTGAAGCAATACTTCTATGAGACCAAATGCAACCCCAAGGGGTACACAAAGGAGGGCTGCAGGGGCATAGACAAGAGGCACTGGAACTCCCAGTGCCGAACTACCCAGTCTTACGTGAGAGCTCTCACCATGGATAATAAAAAGAGAGTTGGCTGGCGCTTTATAAGGATAGACACTTCCTGTGTATGTACATTAACCATTAAAAGGGGAAGATAG